One Chitinophagales bacterium genomic window carries:
- a CDS encoding hypothetical protein (possible pseudo, frameshifted) produces the protein MSTSKYSARGVSAQKEDVHQAIRDSDRGIFPGAFCRILPDYAGGDPAYCNILHADTAGTKSVLAYLYWKETGDLSVWKGIVQDALVMNTDDMVCCGAIGKIVVSSTIGRNKLLIPGEVVKHLIQAVNELAGKWASWGMEIYPAGGETADIGDVIRTVDVGFTAFTRMLREKVLQIQIRPGDVIVGLASSGQTSYEEEYNSGIGCNGLTSARHDVLSHVYAENYPETYDPQISPSLVYCGSRKLTDIDPVYRHFCG, from the coding sequence ATGTCCACATCCAAATACAGCGCCCGAGGGGTATCGGCTCAAAAAGAAGACGTCCACCAGGCTATCAGGGATTCAGACCGGGGCATCTTCCCCGGTGCCTTCTGCAGAATATTACCCGATTATGCAGGAGGTGATCCTGCTTACTGCAACATTCTCCATGCCGACACTGCCGGCACCAAGTCTGTTCTGGCTTACCTCTACTGGAAGGAAACCGGAGACCTCTCCGTGTGGAAAGGCATTGTACAAGACGCCCTGGTAATGAATACCGATGACATGGTTTGCTGCGGAGCAATCGGCAAAATCGTGGTCAGCAGCACGATCGGACGCAATAAACTGCTTATACCGGGAGAAGTAGTAAAACATCTTATTCAGGCGGTAAACGAACTTGCCGGCAAGTGGGCTTCCTGGGGTATGGAAATCTATCCGGCTGGTGGTGAAACTGCTGACATAGGAGATGTGATTCGCACAGTTGACGTGGGCTTTACGGCCTTCACACGGATGCTCCGAGAGAAGGTGTTACAGATACAAATCCGCCCCGGTGATGTCATCGTGGGTCTGGCATCCAGTGGGCAGACATCTTACGAAGAGGAATATAACAGCGGTATCGGCTGCAACGGTCTGACCTCGGCCCGCCATGATGTGCTATCGCATGTATATGCCGAAAACTATCCGGAAACCTACGACCCGCAAATCAGCCCGTCACTGGTTTACTGCGGAAGCCGAAAGCTCACCGACATAGACCCCGTATACCGGCATTTCTGTGGGTAA
- a CDS encoding hypothetical protein (possible pseudo, frameshifted), producing the protein MLLSPTRTYFPVIKKIFENKIPLHGIIHCTGGGQTKVMKFANNVRIIKDNLFPLPPVFRLIRKESSAALKEMFEVYNMGHRMEIYCDPAVAPALMGIASSFNMDARIIGRVESAEGKELIIHNAGEQLRYCF; encoded by the coding sequence TTGCTGCTATCTCCCACCCGCACTTATTTCCCGGTTATCAAAAAGATTTTTGAAAATAAAATACCGCTGCATGGCATCATTCATTGCACCGGAGGAGGACAAACCAAAGTAATGAAATTTGCCAACAACGTACGTATCATTAAAGACAACCTTTTCCCTCTTCCACCCGTGTTCAGGCTGATACGGAAAGAATCAAGTGCTGCGCTGAAGGAAATGTTTGAAGTGTATAACATGGGGCACCGTATGGAAATTTACTGTGATCCTGCAGTAGCTCCCGCCCTTATGGGAATAGCCAGCTCCTTTAACATGGATGCACGCATTATCGGCCGCGTGGAGAGCGCAGAGGGTAAGGAGCTGATAATACACAATGCAGGAGAACAGCTCAGATACTGTTTTTAA
- the atoE gene encoding short-chain fatty acids transporter — protein MRRGVPSPFTIAVLLTLFTAIMVCIIRPEPPAPVPRYEIILGGVKKALSQEEYEALAGKYHIPPAGQSHQQQFSFPALLQWWEQGFWELLEFAMQMVLILVLGHALALTPAVSGFIHAIARQCRGAAQAAAIVALASMAVALINWGLGLIFGAILARKVAEKASATGIRVNYPLLGAAGYAGMMVWHGGFSGSAPLKVAEPNHFLVAQTGIIPIDLTLLSAMNITVNSVLLLLVPALLFIVGSNIRHRAEHPAGWLPPSAFPSQQPASVSEAASRLDSSRLLAYLFAALILSAAVYKAFISRGVSVFSFINLNYINFLLLGIGILLHGNFSRYLRAIDEAVGGASGIIIQFPLYAGIMGIMKYSGLIATFSDWLAQLAGSTTLPLFTFMSAAVVNLFVPSGGGQWAVQGPLVVQTALELGSSVPKNIMALAYGDQLTNMIQPFWALPLLGITGLDAKDILPYSFLIMIAGGIVYSAALLIF, from the coding sequence ATGCGTAGAGGGGTGCCTTCTCCCTTTACGATTGCCGTTTTGCTCACGCTGTTTACGGCTATCATGGTATGTATTATTCGTCCTGAGCCTCCTGCACCCGTGCCCCGTTATGAGATTATTCTCGGAGGAGTAAAAAAGGCATTAAGCCAGGAAGAATATGAGGCGCTTGCCGGAAAGTATCATATTCCGCCTGCTGGTCAATCGCACCAGCAGCAGTTCTCTTTTCCTGCATTGCTGCAGTGGTGGGAGCAAGGGTTTTGGGAACTGCTGGAATTTGCTATGCAGATGGTGCTTATTCTTGTGCTTGGACATGCTCTGGCACTCACCCCGGCTGTATCGGGTTTTATCCACGCAATTGCCCGTCAGTGTAGAGGTGCGGCACAGGCAGCAGCGATTGTTGCGCTGGCATCCATGGCAGTGGCTTTAATCAACTGGGGGCTGGGTTTGATTTTCGGAGCTATCCTGGCAAGGAAAGTAGCGGAAAAAGCTTCGGCTACAGGTATTAGGGTCAACTACCCGTTGCTGGGCGCAGCTGGCTATGCAGGCATGATGGTATGGCATGGCGGCTTCTCCGGCTCCGCGCCTCTGAAGGTGGCAGAACCTAATCACTTCCTTGTGGCACAAACCGGTATTATTCCCATAGACCTCACACTTCTGTCCGCTATGAATATTACCGTCAACAGCGTGCTTTTACTCCTCGTACCTGCATTGTTATTTATTGTTGGCAGCAACATCCGGCACAGGGCGGAGCATCCTGCTGGCTGGTTACCTCCGTCTGCTTTTCCGTCACAGCAGCCCGCTTCAGTGTCGGAAGCGGCTTCCCGCTTGGATTCCTCCCGTCTGTTGGCTTATTTGTTTGCAGCTTTGATATTGTCCGCTGCTGTTTACAAGGCCTTTATTTCCAGGGGTGTATCGGTATTTTCATTTATTAACCTGAATTATATCAATTTTTTGCTCCTGGGTATCGGCATTCTGTTGCACGGTAATTTCTCCCGCTACCTCAGGGCTATTGATGAGGCTGTGGGTGGGGCATCAGGCATCATTATTCAGTTTCCGCTTTATGCCGGCATTATGGGCATAATGAAATATTCCGGCCTTATAGCAACTTTCAGTGATTGGTTGGCACAACTGGCGGGCAGCACCACATTGCCGCTATTCACATTTATGAGTGCTGCTGTAGTAAATCTGTTTGTACCCAGCGGGGGAGGACAGTGGGCCGTGCAGGGTCCTCTGGTTGTGCAGACCGCCCTGGAGTTAGGTTCTTCTGTACCTAAAAACATTATGGCCCTTGCATATGGCGACCAGCTTACCAACATGATACAACCTTTCTGGGCACTGCCGCTACTGGGTATCACCGGACTGGATGCAAAAGATATTCTACCTTATTCTTTTTTAATCATGATAGCCGGTGGCATCGTCTATTCGGCTGCACTGCTTATTTTTTAG
- a CDS encoding 3-hydroxybutyryl-CoA dehydrogenase, with product MNKICVIGGGTMGNGITHVFAQNGFQVSLVDVSQQALDKALATIRRNLDRMVAKGTLTEEKKTATLTSISVTTRLEEGAKDAELVIEAVSENTELKLSLFRKLDALCSPDTILASNTSSISITRIAAATQRPEKVIGMHFMNPVPIMKLVEVICGYGTAKSTKEAILQMCMAIGKTPVVVQDYPGFVSNRILMPMINEAIITLHEGVAGVAEIDTVMKLGMAHPMGPLQLADFIGLDVCLAILRVLHEGLGNPKYAPCPLLVNMVTSGNLGVKTGEGFYNYNTNTIAPTKELQVSERFRNYPY from the coding sequence ATGAACAAGATCTGCGTTATCGGAGGTGGGACAATGGGCAATGGGATTACCCATGTTTTTGCACAAAACGGTTTTCAGGTATCTCTTGTGGATGTTTCTCAGCAAGCCCTGGATAAAGCTCTGGCAACCATCCGTAGAAATCTGGATCGCATGGTTGCCAAAGGCACTCTCACAGAGGAGAAAAAAACCGCAACATTGACCAGCATCTCTGTAACCACCCGGCTGGAAGAAGGTGCCAAGGATGCAGAACTCGTTATAGAAGCTGTTTCAGAAAATACAGAATTGAAACTTTCTCTTTTCCGTAAGCTGGACGCCCTGTGTTCCCCGGATACTATTCTGGCATCCAATACATCATCCATTTCCATAACCCGTATTGCTGCAGCAACACAGCGTCCGGAGAAGGTCATTGGCATGCACTTTATGAATCCTGTTCCTATCATGAAACTGGTGGAAGTAATCTGTGGCTACGGTACCGCTAAGTCAACCAAGGAGGCCATCCTGCAGATGTGTATGGCAATCGGTAAAACCCCCGTTGTGGTGCAGGATTATCCCGGCTTTGTGTCCAATCGTATTCTCATGCCCATGATTAATGAAGCCATCATTACTCTGCATGAGGGCGTTGCAGGAGTAGCTGAAATTGATACCGTGATGAAACTGGGCATGGCGCATCCCATGGGGCCGCTTCAGTTAGCCGACTTTATCGGGTTGGATGTGTGCTTAGCCATCCTGCGGGTATTGCATGAGGGTCTGGGTAATCCTAAATATGCTCCCTGTCCGCTCCTGGTGAACATGGTAACATCAGGAAATCTTGGAGTCAAAACCGGAGAAGGTTTTTATAACTATAATACTAATACAATAGCTCCTACAAAAGAGCTGCAAGTGTCTGAACGCTTCAGAAACTATCCATACTGA
- the bioA gene encoding adenosylmethionine--8-amino-7-oxononanoate aminotransferase BioA: MTESLTQRDQKCIWHPYTPISAQSAGPIAIVKGKGAWLYDENGKKYLDVISSWWVNIHGHAHPYIAGKIAAQLHTLEQVIFAGFTHEPAITLAERILELLPGEFSRVFFSDDGSTAVEVALKMALQYWYNQGVKKTRILAFQHAYHGDTFGAMAASSRSIFTRPFDPLLFEVRRIDPPLPGKESDALAQLEYEIKHHRDTLAAFIFEPLVLGAGGMLMYDAEPLDNMLLLCRQNDIVTIADEVMTGFGRTGTLFAIQRLQQKPDLICLSKGITGGFMPLGLTACSEKIFHAFRSSDKSHTFFHGHSYTANPLACAAAGASLDLCAEPSFNKNLKRISHKHSVFSAQLARHPLAEHVRTTGTILAFDLKSPEGTSYLNPMRDRIYYFFMEQGILIRPLGNTIYLMPPYCITDEELDTVYNAIMGFLNEHFHRNEFYTDN; encoded by the coding sequence ATGACTGAAAGCCTCACGCAACGCGATCAAAAGTGTATCTGGCATCCTTATACACCTATAAGCGCTCAATCAGCAGGTCCTATAGCCATTGTAAAAGGAAAAGGTGCGTGGTTGTATGATGAAAACGGTAAAAAATATCTGGATGTTATCTCTTCCTGGTGGGTCAATATCCATGGTCATGCGCATCCTTATATTGCCGGAAAGATAGCTGCTCAGTTGCATACTCTTGAGCAGGTTATCTTTGCCGGGTTTACCCATGAGCCAGCCATTACGCTGGCCGAGCGCATACTAGAGCTGTTGCCCGGAGAATTCAGCAGAGTGTTTTTTTCCGATGATGGGTCTACCGCTGTGGAGGTAGCTCTGAAAATGGCGCTGCAGTATTGGTATAATCAGGGTGTGAAGAAAACACGTATTCTTGCCTTTCAGCATGCGTATCACGGAGATACCTTCGGAGCGATGGCCGCAAGCAGCCGGAGCATTTTTACCCGCCCTTTTGACCCTCTGCTTTTTGAAGTCAGGCGTATAGACCCACCTCTGCCGGGAAAGGAATCGGATGCGCTGGCACAGCTGGAATACGAAATAAAGCACCACCGGGACACTCTTGCTGCCTTTATCTTTGAACCGCTGGTTTTGGGAGCCGGAGGCATGCTGATGTATGATGCTGAACCGCTGGACAACATGCTGTTGCTGTGCAGACAAAATGATATTGTTACCATCGCTGATGAGGTGATGACCGGTTTTGGCCGGACGGGAACGCTTTTTGCTATCCAGCGTCTGCAGCAAAAACCGGATTTGATCTGCCTCTCAAAAGGAATTACCGGAGGGTTCATGCCTCTCGGTTTAACTGCCTGCAGTGAAAAAATATTCCACGCTTTTCGTAGCAGCGATAAGTCCCATACTTTTTTTCATGGTCATTCCTATACTGCTAATCCACTGGCCTGTGCAGCAGCCGGAGCGAGTCTGGATTTGTGTGCAGAACCGTCATTCAACAAAAACCTCAAACGCATAAGCCATAAACACAGCGTTTTTAGTGCTCAGCTGGCCCGGCATCCGTTGGCTGAGCATGTTCGTACGACAGGGACCATTCTGGCTTTTGATTTAAAAAGCCCGGAAGGTACATCCTATCTTAACCCAATGCGGGATCGCATCTATTACTTCTTCATGGAACAGGGTATTCTTATTCGTCCGCTGGGAAATACTATTTATCTTATGCCTCCTTACTGTATTACTGATGAAGAACTGGATACGGTTTATAATGCCATAATGGGTTTTCTCAATGAGCATTTTCATAGAAATGAGTTTTATACGGATAATTAG